From a single Campylobacter concisus genomic region:
- the dxr gene encoding 1-deoxy-D-xylulose-5-phosphate reductoisomerase produces the protein MVALVVILGSTGSIGKNALNLCEKFGVEVEALSCAKNVDLLNEQILKFKPKFICLGDEKLVKNVKNIETKNIFFGEAGLLQMLEISSSKKVINALVGFAGLAPSLKTQALGKRLALANKESLVVGGKFLKTREILPIDSEHFGLKFLLENKAAPKRLIITASGGAFYKKPMKFLKDATPSDALKHPNWDMGAKITIDSATMANKLFEVMEAYWLYGIKEIEAVIEPTSAIHAVVEFIDGSSTMHLSQPDMKLAIAHAMFENINENIVSHANLLDLKNIKFHKISLKKYPIFSLKDEVLANPDLGVVINAANEVGVFSFLERKCSFLDISRLVLSSVKNFRNIKISNIDEIFEVDKEVRNYAKRMLNAKV, from the coding sequence GGTAATACTTGGCTCAACTGGTTCAATCGGCAAAAACGCCCTTAATCTTTGCGAAAAATTTGGCGTAGAGGTTGAGGCGTTAAGCTGCGCTAAAAATGTAGATTTGCTAAATGAGCAAATCTTAAAATTTAAGCCAAAATTTATCTGCTTAGGCGATGAAAAGCTAGTTAAAAACGTAAAAAATATAGAAACTAAAAATATCTTTTTTGGTGAGGCTGGGCTACTACAAATGCTAGAAATTTCAAGCTCAAAAAAGGTAATAAACGCCCTTGTTGGATTTGCCGGCCTTGCCCCTAGTCTAAAGACACAAGCTCTTGGCAAAAGACTTGCGCTTGCAAACAAAGAGAGCCTTGTTGTTGGTGGCAAATTTCTAAAAACTAGAGAAATTTTACCAATAGACAGCGAGCATTTTGGGCTTAAATTTCTACTTGAAAATAAAGCTGCACCAAAAAGACTCATTATCACAGCAAGTGGAGGCGCATTTTATAAAAAGCCGATGAAATTTCTAAAAGACGCCACACCAAGTGATGCTTTGAAGCATCCAAACTGGGATATGGGCGCAAAGATTACGATTGATAGTGCGACGATGGCAAATAAGCTTTTTGAGGTGATGGAAGCTTACTGGCTTTATGGCATCAAGGAGATCGAGGCTGTGATAGAGCCAACTTCTGCGATACATGCCGTAGTTGAATTTATAGACGGCTCAAGCACGATGCACCTCTCGCAACCTGACATGAAACTAGCTATCGCTCATGCTATGTTTGAAAATATCAATGAAAATATCGTTTCGCATGCAAATTTACTTGATCTAAAAAATATAAAATTTCATAAAATCAGCCTTAAAAAATATCCCATTTTTTCGCTAAAAGATGAAGTACTAGCAAACCCTGATCTAGGTGTGGTGATAAATGCAGCAAATGAGGTTGGAGTATTTAGCTTTTTAGAGAGAAAATGCTCATTTTTGGATATCTCAAGGCTCGTTTTAAGCTCTGTTAAAAATTTTAGAAATATTAAAATTTCAAATATTGATGAAATTTTTGAAGTTGATAAAGAAGTTAGAAATTACGCAAAAAGGATGCTAAATGCAAAGGTATGA
- a CDS encoding uracil-xanthine permease family protein → MQRYEGYKFDPKQSLIGVQFLFVAFGALVLVPILTGLDANVALFTAGLGTLLFQLITRKNVPPIFLASSFAFIAPLQYGIEKWGIAVTMGGVIFAGFFYVVLSLVVRFGGEKILHKFLPPVVVGPVIMTIGLILAPNAVKMATSATEIYTQNEAMIVAGISLVATILVMMLGRGMFRLIPILLGIITGYIVAYCFGMVDFTPIFNAPWFRMPNFTTPKFEFEAIIYMIPIAIAPAIEHIGDMLAISNVTKEDFLKNPGLKNTLLGDGLATSLAAFFGGPPNTTYSEVTGAVSLTKAYNPAIMTFAAITAIVLAFVGKLGAVLSTIPAPVIGGIMLLLFGIIASVGMETLIKNKVDLADPRNMIIVALIFIFAIGGMVLDLGAVKFSGIGLGAVTGIVLNLLLPKTKHYEGY, encoded by the coding sequence ATGCAAAGGTATGAGGGTTATAAATTTGATCCCAAACAAAGCTTAATTGGTGTTCAGTTTTTATTTGTTGCTTTTGGTGCACTGGTATTAGTGCCGATACTTACGGGATTAGATGCAAACGTAGCTCTCTTTACGGCCGGTCTTGGCACGCTACTTTTTCAGCTAATCACTAGAAAAAATGTTCCCCCTATTTTTTTAGCAAGCTCCTTTGCTTTTATCGCGCCACTTCAGTACGGTATCGAAAAATGGGGCATAGCCGTGACGATGGGGGGCGTTATATTTGCTGGATTTTTCTACGTTGTTTTAAGCCTCGTGGTCCGATTTGGCGGAGAGAAAATTTTGCATAAATTTTTGCCTCCAGTTGTCGTTGGACCTGTCATCATGACAATAGGCCTTATCCTTGCTCCAAATGCCGTCAAAATGGCAACATCAGCTACTGAAATTTATACACAAAATGAGGCGATGATCGTCGCTGGCATTTCGTTAGTGGCTACTATTTTAGTGATGATGCTTGGGCGTGGCATGTTTAGGCTTATACCTATTTTGCTTGGTATTATCACCGGATACATCGTAGCTTACTGCTTTGGCATGGTTGATTTTACACCTATCTTTAATGCACCTTGGTTTAGAATGCCAAATTTCACCACACCAAAATTTGAGTTTGAAGCGATAATTTATATGATACCTATCGCTATCGCTCCAGCGATCGAGCATATAGGCGATATGCTTGCTATATCAAATGTTACAAAAGAAGATTTTCTAAAAAATCCAGGCCTTAAAAACACACTCCTTGGAGATGGACTTGCTACTTCGCTTGCTGCTTTTTTTGGTGGTCCGCCAAACACTACATACTCAGAGGTCACAGGCGCAGTTAGCCTTACAAAAGCTTATAATCCAGCAATCATGACCTTTGCAGCAATCACTGCCATTGTACTAGCCTTTGTTGGCAAGCTAGGAGCTGTACTCTCAACTATCCCAGCCCCAGTCATCGGCGGTATCATGCTGCTACTTTTTGGTATCATCGCAAGCGTTGGCATGGAGACGCTTATAAAAAACAAAGTCGATCTTGCAGACCCTAGAAATATGATAATCGTAGCCCTCATCTTTATCTTTGCTATCGGCGGCATGGTACTTGACCTTGGAGCGGTTAAATTTTCAGGCATAGGGCTTGGCGCGGTTACTGGTATAGTTTTAAATTTGCTTTTACCAAAGACAAAGCATTATGAAGGATATTAA
- a CDS encoding M99 family carboxypeptidase catalytic domain-containing protein translates to MRKFLLFLLTFTTASLANTLDYALIKKGEPSENTMLLIGGIQGDEPGGFLAASIVATDYNITKGSLWVVPNLNFPSIIERSRGTKGDMNRKFAHVDKNDPDYNSVMKIKDVITDKNVTLILNLHDGSGYYRDKFINKDENPDKWGNTCIIDQSTLPGSKYPELENIASSVKDVLNKHLIDPKHQYHIKNTHTAMGDKEMLKSLTYYAITQNKSAFANEASKNLNAEQRTYYHLIAIEEYMKKAGISFTRPFNLDVKSVKKAIEKEIRLELENSYAISLKNLKPLINFVPLKKGELNYSSPNPLIAVIKENGSFKVQYGNRFVTRLKPQYFEFAKPLEEISLISDGSELTLKSGDKFSVKKSFKIKALKNVRVNVIGYGTKSIDESEQEVTKNSLNKSYSIDKDSKIYRVEFYKNEDGKEKFAGMILAEFK, encoded by the coding sequence ATGCGTAAATTTTTACTTTTTTTACTAACCTTTACCACTGCTAGTTTAGCCAATACTTTAGACTATGCGCTTATCAAAAAAGGTGAGCCAAGCGAAAATACGATGTTGTTAATCGGCGGTATTCAAGGCGATGAGCCAGGTGGATTTTTGGCAGCCTCTATCGTGGCAACTGACTATAACATCACAAAAGGTTCGCTTTGGGTCGTGCCAAATTTAAATTTCCCAAGCATAATCGAGCGAAGTCGTGGTACAAAAGGCGATATGAATAGAAAATTTGCCCATGTCGATAAAAACGATCCTGATTACAACTCAGTGATGAAGATAAAAGACGTCATAACCGACAAAAACGTTACGCTCATCTTAAATTTGCACGATGGAAGCGGCTATTACAGAGATAAATTTATAAACAAAGACGAAAATCCAGATAAATGGGGCAATACTTGCATAATAGACCAAAGCACACTTCCTGGTTCAAAATATCCAGAGCTTGAAAACATTGCTTCAAGCGTAAAAGACGTGTTAAATAAGCACCTAATAGATCCAAAGCACCAGTATCACATCAAAAATACGCACACCGCAATGGGTGATAAAGAGATGCTAAAAAGCCTAACTTACTATGCTATCACGCAAAATAAATCAGCCTTTGCAAACGAAGCTAGTAAAAATTTGAACGCCGAGCAAAGGACTTATTACCATCTAATCGCCATTGAAGAATATATGAAAAAGGCTGGCATTAGCTTTACTAGGCCGTTTAATCTTGATGTTAAAAGCGTAAAAAAAGCAATCGAAAAAGAGATCAGACTTGAACTTGAAAATTCATACGCGATAAGCCTTAAAAATCTAAAGCCTTTAATAAATTTTGTCCCACTTAAAAAAGGCGAGTTAAATTACAGCTCACCAAATCCGCTAATAGCCGTTATAAAAGAAAATGGTAGCTTCAAAGTGCAGTACGGCAACCGCTTTGTTACTAGGCTAAAGCCACAATATTTTGAGTTTGCAAAGCCGCTTGAGGAAATTTCACTAATAAGCGACGGCAGCGAGCTTACATTAAAAAGTGGCGATAAATTTAGCGTGAAAAAGAGCTTTAAAATTAAAGCGCTCAAAAACGTGCGCGTAAATGTCATAGGATATGGCACAAAAAGTATAGATGAGAGCGAGCAAGAAGTGACTAAAAATAGCCTAAATAAAAGCTACAGCATCGATAAAGACAGCAAAATTTACCGAGTCGAGTTTTATAAAAACGAAGATGGCAAAGAGAAATTTGCTGGCATGATCTTAGCGGAGTTTAAATGA